A window of Microbacterium sp. Root61 genomic DNA:
CTCCGGAATCGCCGCACAGCGGCTTTCGCCCGGCGATGTCGGACTGCAGCTCTTCGAGAACGCCTTCGCCACCGCGCTCGGCCTCGCCGTGCTGATCCTGGTCTTCCAGACCGTGTCCGGCGCGCACTTCAATCCAGTGGTCTCCCTCGTCGATGCGCTGCTTCACCGCAAGAGCGCGGGCATCACAGCGGCGTACGTTCCGACTCAGATCCTCGGATGCATCGGGGGCGCCGTCCTCGCGAACCTCATGTTCGCCGAACCGGCGATCGCCTGGAGCACCACGGAACGGGCCGACTGGCCTCACCTGCTGGCAGAGGTCGTCGCCACCGCCGGGCTGGTGCTGGTGATCTTCGCCCTCGTTCGGACCGGTCGCGCCCATCTCGCCGCACCCGCCGTCGGCGCCTACATCGGTGCCGCGTACTTCTTCACCTCATCGACCAGCTTCGCCAACCCGGCGATCACCATCGGCCGAGCGTTCAGCGACACCTTCGCCGGCATCGCTCCGGCATCCGTCCTGCCCTTCATCGGCGCGCAACTGGTGGGCGGCGTGATCGGATGGATGCTGGTCCGATCCTTGTTTCCCGTCGCACAGGATCCTGCCGCCGCCTGACACGGCCGCCGCCATCCCCGGGGCGATCGCGCAGAGGCGGCCCGGTCGTCTCAGGCTCTCACTTCGCCGCCCGACGGATGATCGCCGCGACGAGGGCTTCGACCGGCCCGCCTGCCGATCGCGGGTTCGTCAGCAGCGTGAAGTCGATCTCGCCGAGCTGCGGCAGCCCGAGAGTAGGACTGGCCGGCACCAGATCGGCGGGCACCATCGCCTGCGGCAGCACGGCGATGCCGATCCCGGCGCGGACCGCGGCGAGCGCACCGTTGACATCGCGGACATTGCAGGTGATGCGCCAATTGCGCCCGACCGACTCGAGCGTCTGGATGGCAGCCGCGCGGGAGTGGCTCGGCGCAGGATACGCGATCAGCGGCACAGGCGCGTCGAGATCGACGCGGGTGTCTTCGTGCGACACCCAGATGTGCCGATCGCGTCGCACGAGATGACCCGTGGGCAGCCCCGGCTCCTGCTTGACGTAAACGAGGTCGAACTGCCCGGCCTGGAGCCGCTTCACCAGCGCGGCGCTCTGCCCGACGGTGAGCGAGAGATCGATCTGAGGGTGGACGCGCCGGAACTCCCGAAGGATCTGCGGCAGCTCCGTGAGCGCGAGGTCATCGGCCGAGCCGAATCGCACTCGGCCCCGCATCGCCGAGGTGTCGAAGTAGGCGGCCGCCGCGTCATGCGCCGCGAGGATCTCGCGCGCAAACCCGAGCATGGCCTCTCCGTTGTCGGTCAGTTCCACCGTCCGCGAGTCCCTCGCGACGAGAGCCCGTCGGGCCGCGGCCTCGAGGCGCCTGATCTGCTGGCTGACCGTCGGCTGGCTGATCTGCAGCTGCGCTGCCGCCCGTGTGAAGCTCCGCGTCTCGGCCAATGCCACGAATGTGCGCAGCAGCACGGGGTCGAACATCTCGACTCCATTCGACAATCGAATAAGTGGTTTGCCAATCATGCCACGAGCGAATGACGAGCATCCGGCGACCCTAGCCTGAAATGACCATGGCGATGATGCAGGAACCCAGCCCGGCAACGGAGCCGATCCCCGTCGCGGGTTCTCCCGGATGGCGCGGAGCGCGCCACACATTGGCGATCCGCAACTACCGCTTCCTCCTCGCATCGATGTTCACGGGGTTCATGGCGGCCTGGATCTCGCGCATCACCCAGGACTGGATCCTGCTGGAGATGACCCAGAGCGTCGCAGCCGTGGGGTTGGCGGTGACCTTCCAGTTCGCGCCGATACTACTTCTCGGTCTGTGGGGCGGGGTCCTCACCGACAGATTTCCCCGGCTGCGCATCGCCCGCATCGCGCAGACAATGACCGTCGCCGGACTGCTCGTGCTCATGTTGCTGCTCATGCTGAACGCCTTGCAGGTCTGGCACATCTACGCGTTGGCGGCGGTGTCGGGGTTGGCCGCGGTCGCCGAATCTCCGGCGCGTAGTGCGCTGGTCACGCAGATCGTCCCGCCGAATCGGCTGCAGGCGGCCATTGGATTGAACGCCACGGCCCTGCACGTGGCGTCGCTCATCGGCGCGGCGGGCAGCGGCATACTCATCGCCGTCTTCGGGGCACGATGGGCGGTGGCATTCGCGCTCCTGCTCGCGGTGATCGCGTGGGGCATGCTCGCGTGCGTCCGCACATCCGAGCTCCAGCCTGTGGCTCGGGCGGGCGGCCGGTCCGGAATGCGTGCAGGGATTCACTACGCGTATCGCAAGCCGACGATCCGATGGTCGCTGATCCTCATCGCGTTCATCGCGACCTTCGGCATGACGCACACTGTGCTGTACGCAGCGGCGGCGCGCGACGTCGGCTTCGACAGCGGCGCGGCCGGATACGGACTGTACTTCGCCGTGAGCTCCGCCGGAGCCATCCTCGGCGCCGTCGTCTCGATGGGCCGCCGCTCCATCGGGATGCGGTCGGTGCTAACCTGCGCGATCGTCTTCGGAGCGACCATGCTCGCGACCGCTGCAGCGTTCACCGAACCCTTGTTCCTCGTTGCGATCGTATGCCTCTCAGCCACACGCATCCTCTGCGTGACGGGGATCGAGGCGCTCTTCCAACTCTCGGCGAACCCGTCGATGCGCGGCCGGGTCGCTGCGCTGTACTTCGCGATCGTTGCCGCTGGTCAGTGCGTCGGCCCACTCCTGATCGGCTGGGTCGCCGAGAGCGTCGGGCTGCACACAGCGTTTGCGCTTGCCGGCGGCATACCGCTCGTGGCCGCGTGCGTGCTGGGCATTGTGGTCATGCGCTCACGCGAACTCCGGCTACGCATCGACCTCCGCCGGCCGCGCCGGCTGATCCGGATCGTTCCCCGCACGCCCGTCGGGCCGGTCGCCGACCTCGTCGGATCCCGTCCCGGCCTTTCCTGACTCGCGGGTTGCGGTGCGCCGGCGGTCGACCCTGTCCCGATCGCCGCGCGCACGGCGTCCGCGCCTGTGGCGCTCAGGGACACTCGACAGCGAAGATGGCACACCACCACGCGCGCCCAGGGGTCGTCAGCGAGGTGGGAGCACCCTCTGGCGTTGCTGGCCGAGGCTGGTGATCCCGAGCTCGATGATGTCGCCCGGCTTTAGCCATTGCTGTGGGGTCATCCCCATCCCGACGCCGTGCGGGGTGCCCGTGTTGATGAGGTCGCCCGGCTCCAGGACCATGAACTGACTGAGGTACCGCACGATGAAGAACGGATCGAAGATGAGGTCCGTGGTCGAGCCGGTCTGCTTCCGCTCGCCGTTCACGTTCAGCCAGAGCTCAAGATCGTTCACGTCACCCACTTCGTCCGGGGTGACCAGCCACGGTCCGGCCGGGTTGAACGTCTCGGCCGACTTGCCCTTCGTCCACTGCCCGCCGCGCTCGAGCTGGAACGCCCGTTCGCTCACGTCGTTGCACACGACGTAGCCGGCGATCGCCGCTCGAGCCTCCTCGTCGGTATCCAGGTAGCTGGATCGCGAGCCGATCACAATGCCGAGCTCTACCTCCCAGTCTGTCTTCGATGCCCCCCGCGGGATCTGCACGTCGTCGTTCGGTCCGACAAGGGTGTTGGGCGCCTTCGTGAAGAGGATCGGCTCCTCGGGGATCGCGGCGCCCGTCTCGATCGCGTGCTTACGGTAGTTCAGGCCGATGCACAGGATCTGCTGCGGCCGTGCGAACGGCGCACCGATGCGCGCGTCACCCAACGGTCGGATCGACCCGGCCGCGACCCGGTCGGCGACGATGGGTTCCAGCGCCGCGATCCCCCCGGCGGCGAGCCAGACGCCGTCCACCTCGGCGACGACATCCGATACGTCGACGAATGCGTCATCCCCTACGGCGACCGCCGCACGCTCGGCACCGAACGCCCCGATCCGCATGATCCTCATCGTGGTGATCCCTCTTCTTTCTTACGTCGAGTTGCGTCCGCCGAACACGGACGAGCATCCAGCACCGTGGCCCGAGGGCCCGGCTGGAGTCATCCGGTCGTGGCGTTGTCGTCCGTCAAGACTGGTCTGTCTCCGCGAACGCGGCGGCGCGGGCGACGACGGCCTTCATGGTTTCCGCCACGCGCGCGACATCCTCGCGGGAGAGCCTGCTGGTCGGGGCGGACAGGCTCACCGCCACCGGAAGGGTCATGCTCGGCACGGCGACCGCGACGCATCGGCCGCCGATCTCGTTCTCCTCGTCGTCCACGGCGTAGCCCTGCTCGCGCACTTTCTCGAGTTCGGCCATGAACGCGGGCACGGTCGTGATGGTGTGCTCGGTAGAGCGCGCCATCCCCTCCTGCGCGAGTATCGACTCCACCATGCTGGATGGCAGCTTCGCGGCCAGCACCTTGCCGAGCGCAGTCGCATGGATGACCTCGCGATCGCCGGCACGTGGCGCATTGCGTATCGAGGCCTTGCTCTCGACGATCTCCAGGTAGGCGACGCGGGTGCCGTCGAGGAGGCCGAGGTTGACCGTCTCGCCAAGGGTGTCGCGCAGGTATTCCAGTTGGGGGAGCAGGCGTCGGGCGACGGTGTCGATGCGATCCCCGCTCAGCGCGAGGCCCATCCGGTAGTCGCCGTCTCCGTTGCGTTCCACGTATCCGCGACCTTCCAGGGTCGCCAGGTACCGGAACACCGAACTCTTGGGCAGCTCCGTGGCCTGTGCGAAGTCCATCAGGCTCAGTCCGTCGGGATTCGCTTGAACGAGATCGAGGATGTCGCAGACGCGCTGCACCGACCTGATCGAGTAGTTCGCCTCGCTCATGACGTGCTCTCCTTCATCTGCTGTCCCTGCCGGGTCCACACCACGATTGCGGGGCCGTCGACCCGAGTGAGTCTACTCCTGGGGTCTCATAAAACGGACAACTTTGTTTCACTCATCAAAACTCGACATGGCCCACGCATTGACGCGTACGCGATCGAACTCCTAGATTGTGAAACGCAGCGTTACACTCACTGAAACGCGCAACCGACCACGGATAGGACGCGGACGAATGTCGAAGACAGAGTGGCCCGAGTCGAAGCGCATGTGGGAGCGTGCGAAACGCTCGCTGAGCGGCGGCGTCTCCACAGGGCTCCGGGCGGCGGCGAAGCCTCACCCGATCTTCTTCACGGGCGGCGAGGGCGCCACGATGACGGATGTCGACGGAAACGTCTACATCGACTATGTGATGGGCTGGGGGCCGAACATCCTCGGACACGGCAACGCGCGTCTTGTGCGGGCTGTGACCGAGCAGATCTCCCGCGGCGCCACTTACGGGTCGGGGCATCGCTACGAGTTCGAGGCCGCCGAGGCACTCTTGGCCATCTACCCGGATTTCGAGCGTGTGCTCTGGTCGAACACCGGGACGGAAGCCGACCTCGCGGCGCTTCGCATCGCGCGTGCAGCGACGGGCCGCCAGCGCTTCGTGAAGTTCACCGGTCACTACCACGGCTGGTCGGACACCATGCTGCTGGGATACCGCTCGTTCGACGGCGCGGGCGGCCTCGTCCCGGAGACCCGGGGACAGTCGGCCGATGCGTTGACTCAGGTCGAGCTCGTGCCCTGGGGCGACGCCGCGGCTCTGCGTGCCCTCCTGGAGAAGGATCACGACATCGCAGCGGTGCTCCTCGAGCCGGTACTGTGCAACTCCGGTGTCATCGTCCCGCCGCCGCAGTTCCTGCAGGAGG
This region includes:
- a CDS encoding aquaporin, which gives rise to MSPANARALAGEFLGSALLAAVVVGSGIAAQRLSPGDVGLQLFENAFATALGLAVLILVFQTVSGAHFNPVVSLVDALLHRKSAGITAAYVPTQILGCIGGAVLANLMFAEPAIAWSTTERADWPHLLAEVVATAGLVLVIFALVRTGRAHLAAPAVGAYIGAAYFFTSSTSFANPAITIGRAFSDTFAGIAPASVLPFIGAQLVGGVIGWMLVRSLFPVAQDPAAA
- a CDS encoding IclR family transcriptional regulator — translated: MSEANYSIRSVQRVCDILDLVQANPDGLSLMDFAQATELPKSSVFRYLATLEGRGYVERNGDGDYRMGLALSGDRIDTVARRLLPQLEYLRDTLGETVNLGLLDGTRVAYLEIVESKASIRNAPRAGDREVIHATALGKVLAAKLPSSMVESILAQEGMARSTEHTITTVPAFMAELEKVREQGYAVDDEENEIGGRCVAVAVPSMTLPVAVSLSAPTSRLSREDVARVAETMKAVVARAAAFAETDQS
- a CDS encoding fumarylacetoacetate hydrolase family protein translates to MRIMRIGAFGAERAAVAVGDDAFVDVSDVVAEVDGVWLAAGGIAALEPIVADRVAAGSIRPLGDARIGAPFARPQQILCIGLNYRKHAIETGAAIPEEPILFTKAPNTLVGPNDDVQIPRGASKTDWEVELGIVIGSRSSYLDTDEEARAAIAGYVVCNDVSERAFQLERGGQWTKGKSAETFNPAGPWLVTPDEVGDVNDLELWLNVNGERKQTGSTTDLIFDPFFIVRYLSQFMVLEPGDLINTGTPHGVGMGMTPQQWLKPGDIIELGITSLGQQRQRVLPPR
- a CDS encoding MFS transporter produces the protein MAMMQEPSPATEPIPVAGSPGWRGARHTLAIRNYRFLLASMFTGFMAAWISRITQDWILLEMTQSVAAVGLAVTFQFAPILLLGLWGGVLTDRFPRLRIARIAQTMTVAGLLVLMLLLMLNALQVWHIYALAAVSGLAAVAESPARSALVTQIVPPNRLQAAIGLNATALHVASLIGAAGSGILIAVFGARWAVAFALLLAVIAWGMLACVRTSELQPVARAGGRSGMRAGIHYAYRKPTIRWSLILIAFIATFGMTHTVLYAAAARDVGFDSGAAGYGLYFAVSSAGAILGAVVSMGRRSIGMRSVLTCAIVFGATMLATAAAFTEPLFLVAIVCLSATRILCVTGIEALFQLSANPSMRGRVAALYFAIVAAGQCVGPLLIGWVAESVGLHTAFALAGGIPLVAACVLGIVVMRSRELRLRIDLRRPRRLIRIVPRTPVGPVADLVGSRPGLS
- a CDS encoding aspartate aminotransferase family protein encodes the protein MSKTEWPESKRMWERAKRSLSGGVSTGLRAAAKPHPIFFTGGEGATMTDVDGNVYIDYVMGWGPNILGHGNARLVRAVTEQISRGATYGSGHRYEFEAAEALLAIYPDFERVLWSNTGTEADLAALRIARAATGRQRFVKFTGHYHGWSDTMLLGYRSFDGAGGLVPETRGQSADALTQVELVPWGDAAALRALLEKDHDIAAVLLEPVLCNSGVIVPPPQFLQEVRDVCTEHGVVLIFDEVITGLRISPGGAVERFGVVPDMVVLAKAVAGGLTLAAIVGRADLLDLTMQGVTHAGTYNGNPLVLAAAVATMQELSAPGVYEDFERRGARLADGLRAALSAAGLVGAVNQIGPVVQIGIGVERIETTADFFAVDSARYDRVAVALLTRGIFVMPGGRLYLSTAHTDVQIEATITIFTEVLAAEAAGTLAAADAVAS
- a CDS encoding LysR substrate-binding domain-containing protein yields the protein MFDPVLLRTFVALAETRSFTRAAAQLQISQPTVSQQIRRLEAAARRALVARDSRTVELTDNGEAMLGFAREILAAHDAAAAYFDTSAMRGRVRFGSADDLALTELPQILREFRRVHPQIDLSLTVGQSAALVKRLQAGQFDLVYVKQEPGLPTGHLVRRDRHIWVSHEDTRVDLDAPVPLIAYPAPSHSRAAAIQTLESVGRNWRITCNVRDVNGALAAVRAGIGIAVLPQAMVPADLVPASPTLGLPQLGEIDFTLLTNPRSAGGPVEALVAAIIRRAAK